The Streptomyces sp. NBC_01298 genome contains the following window.
GGGCGGCGTGCGCCAGGCCGACCGCGTGCGGCAGCTGGGTGGCCAGCGGCGTCGAGAGGGGGGCTATCCGGTGCTCGCGCGGGTCGTACCCGGTGTGCCAGTCGCCGCGCAGCAGCGTCAGCGCCTGTACGGGATCCAGTCCGCGGGCCACGGCCGCGAGGGTGTCGCGGTAGCTCGGGAAGAGCCAGTCCTGCTCCTCCAGGACCATCGCGGCGGCGATCTCGCACGCCTCCTGGCCGACGGTGGAGGGGTATACGGCCAGACGGCCCTGCCGGGTGAGGGCGGTGGCCTGGGCGTTGTAGCGGCGGCCGCGCACCAGCTCGGCGTAGCACCGGCGCATCAGCTCGGGGTCGAGCCGGTCGGCGGCCGGGGTGCCCAGCACCCGGTACGGCTCGGGGTCCGGGAGCAGCGGGGCGGCATCCGTACGGGGCCTCCAGGCGGGCGGCGGGGTGGAGCGGTGGGACGCACCGGCACCGGGCAGCTCTTGGACCGTCATGGCGGCGTACACCTCCTCGTGGGAAGCGGGCAGGGAGGCCTCGGGTGTGAGGCCCCTCACCTACCGATTGTTCGGTTGTCCCGGCAATTTGGCTACAGGCGGCGTCAGGCTGTGGACAAAGTGGCGTCGACGCCCTGGTATGGGTGCAGGACGTCCAGGAGAGGCAGGCATCGGGCGATGACGGATGAACAAATGGCCGGAGCGGGTTCCGGGGCGGGGGGCGCACTCGGGGGCGCGCCCGTACCGCCGGTATCCCCCGGGCCGCCCGCGACCCCGCCCCGCCCCCTCGACCCGATCGACCGGTCGATCGTGCGCCTGCTCCAGGCGGACGGCCGCGCCTCGATACGCTCGGTCGCCGAGCAGGTCCACGTCTCCCGGGCCAATGCCTACGCCCGGATCAACCGGCTCATCGACGACGGGGTGATCCGCGGTTTCACCGCCCGCGTCAACCACGAACGCGCGGGCCAGGGCGCCTCCGCCTACATCACCCTGAAGATCGTCCAGAACTCCTGGCGCACGGTCCGCGAACAGCTCCGCGAACTCCCCGGCGCCGCCCACATCGCCCTGGTCAGCGGCGATTTCGACGTCCTGCTCCTGGTCCACACCCCGGACAACCGCACCCTGCGCGAGCTGGTCCTGACCCGCCTCCAGTCCATCCCGGAGGTCCTCTCCACGCGCACCCTGCTGGTGTTCGAGGAAACGGATCTGCTGGCCCGCGACCCGGCCGCGGGGCCGACGATCTCGGAGGACTGAAGCCCGCCGCCGGGTACCGTCCAGCCCTTCCGGCGCGGGCCCTCGTCACGGCCCTGGGCTACGCGGCCCACCGCTGGGCGGGCGCCGGTACGGGCACGCCCCTGGAGCCCCTCCCGGGCTCCCCGTGGCCGTACCTCACCGCGTGGGCCGTCCTCGGCTTCTGGGCGTTCCTGCTCGTGCGCCTGGTGACGCACGACCGGGAGTGGGACGCCTGGATGACCGCGGGGCCCCTCTTCCTGGACCTGCGCGCGGGCATGGCCCACCGCCCCGGCCTCGCGCTCCTCTACGGGTACGGCGCCCTGACGCCGACCGTAGCGGCCGGCGCCGTCCTGGTGTGGCGGCTGCGGAGCCGCACCCCGCGCACCCCGCGCTGAGGGCTCAGCGGGCCGTGCGCAGGCCGTCCAGGGCCATGCTGACCACCGCGTCCGCGAGCTGGTCGGGGGTGGTGCCGGGGTGCGGGCGGTACCACTCGACCAGGGAGTTGACCATGCCGAAGAGCAGCCGGGTGGCGAGCCGGATGTCCACGTCCGCCCGCAGGTCGCCCTCGGCGGCGGCGGCCTTCAGCAGCTCCGCGACCTGGTGGTCGAACTCGCGGCGGCGCTCCAGGGCCCAGCGCTCGGTACGGGTGTTGCCGCGGACCCGCAGCAGCAGGGTCACGTAGGGCAGCTCGGCGACGAGGACCTCGACCGTGCGGCGGGTGACGTACTCGACGCGCTCGACCGCGCGGCCCCGTATCGCCCCCGGCTCCGCCAGGACGGCGAAGAGCTCGTCCAGGGCCCGGCTGACGGCGCGGTGGAGCAGCTCCTCCTTGCCGGCGACGTGGTGGTAGATCGAGGACTTCGAGATGCCGGCCGCCTTGGAGAGGTGCTCCATCGAGGTGCCGTCGTAGCCGCGCTCGTTGAAGACCTGGACGGCGACGGACAGGAGCGTCTCGGGCGTGTACGTGTCCCGCTTGGCCGTGGTCATTCCGACTCCCCCGCCTCGTCGTGGACCTCGTCGTGGACGGAGTCGCCCTCGTCGTCGCCCTCGTCGCCCTCGTCGTCGCCCGCCGCGTAGCCGAGCTTGTACAGCGCCAGCGAGGGCGCGTACCGGCCGCCGGGACACCGCTCGTCGAGGTGGTGCAGCAGGTCGTACGCCCAGTCGCGGCCGAGCCGGTCGTGCCATTCGGCCGGGCCCACCGGGTAGTTGACCCCGAGCCGCATCGCCGTGTCGATGTCCTCGGCGCCCGCGACCCCGCGCGCGACGGCATCGGCGGTGAGGTCGATCAGCATCGCGACCGTCCGGGCGACGATCATGCCCGGCACGTCGCCGATGACGGAGACCTTCTTGCCGAGCCTCTGGAACAGCCCGACGGCCTCTGCGAGCGTCCGCTCGCTCGTGTCCTCGCTGACGGAGAGCGCGATCCGGGTGGCGTCGCGATAGTCGAAGGCGAGGTCGAAGTAGACGACGTCGGCGAACTCGATCGCCGTCTTGCCGTCGGCGAGCACGAGCTGCCCCTCGCCGGGGAGCTGGATGTACGGGCCCCCGTGCTCGACGGGCGTGACCGCGATCCCGGCCTCCTCCAGGAGGTCGAGCAGGCCGGCCGCCGGTCCGAGGTCACCGACGACGGTCACCTTCGCGGGCACGTCGGACGGGTCGACGGGGGCGGCGGTGTGCGGGGCCGGGACCTGCGCGTCCGGGCCGTACGGGTACCAGCCGTGGCCCGACTTGCGGCCGAGGCGGCCCGACTGGACCAGCCGGCGCTGCGCGAGGGACGGGGTGAACTTGGGGCTGCGGAAGAAGGACTCCCACACCGAGCGGGTGACGGCCTCGTTGACGTCCTGGCCGATCAGGTCGGTCAGCGCGAAGGGGCCCATCTTGAAGCCGCCGCTCTCGCGGAGCACGGCGTCGATGGTGGCCGGGTCGGCGCCCTGCTCCTCGTACACCGCGAACGCCTCGGCGTAGAAGGGCCGGGCGATCCGGTTGACGATGAAGCCCGGGGTGTCGGCGCAGCGCACCGGCGTCTTTCCCCAGGCCAGGACGGTGTCGTACGCGCGGCTCGCGGCGGCCGGGTCCGTGGCGAAACCGGAGACCACCTCGACCAGCGGCAGCAGCGGGGCCGGGTTGAAGAAGTGCAGGCCCAGGAAGCGTCCGGGGTGCGCGAGTCCGGCGGCGAGCTCGGTGACCGAAAGGGAGGAGGTGTTGGTGGCCAGCAAGGTGTCCGGCGAAACCACCTCTTCGAGTGCCGCGAACAGCGCCCGCTTGACGGTGACGTCCTCGACGACCGCCTCCACCACGAGGGCGGTGTCGGCCAGCTCCGCCAGCTCGCTCGCCGACGCGATCCGGACGATCGCGTCCTCGGCCTCGGCGCGGTCCAGCCGGCCCTTCGCGGCCATCCGCTCGACCCGGTCCTGGACGAACCCGACCGCGTCGGAGGCGAGCGCGGCGTTGATGTCGTAGAGCAGCACGCGGTGACCTGCGAGAAGGGCGACCTGGGCGATGCCCTGCCCCATGGTGCCGGCGCCGACGACCGCCACTGTGCGGGACCGCTCGATTGCTGTCATGCCCAGATCCTCCCGCACCGACTTGTCCACAGGCCTGCCGGGCCCTCTTGTCCCGACCGATCGTTCGGTTACTCTAACTCCAGTCTGCTCTTGTTCATCCCTTCTTGCCTGCCCCGATCGCCTGATCCCGCCCGGCTCAAAGAGGAGTTGGTCCCTGATGGCCGCCGAGCTCACCGTCCCCCAGCTGTCCGCCAAGCACCGGCCCACTCTGGACCAGGCGCTGGCCACCATCCGCAGCCGCGCCTACTGGTCCCCGCACCCCGAGCACCCCAAGGCGTACGGGGAGACCGCGCCGGCCGACGGCCTCGCCGCCTTCGAGGCGCTGCGCGGCACCCGGCTCGACCTCGGACAGCCCGGCACCGACGGCTGGACGGGCGCGGAGACCTCCCCGTACGGCGTGGAGCTCGGCGTCGAGTACCCGCACGTGGACCCGGAGGTGCTGCTGCCCGCGATGCGGGCCGGCATGGGCGCCTGGCGGGACGCCGGCCCCGAGGCGCGCGCCCTGGTCTGCATCGAGATCCTGGCGCGGATCTCGGCGCGGACGCACGAGTTCGCGCACGCCGTCATGCACACCAGCGGCCAGGCCTTCATGATGGCGTTCCAGGCGGGCGGCCCGCACGCGCAGGACCGCGGTCTGGAAGCGGTGGCCTACGCCTACGAGGAGCAGACCCGCGTCCCCGGTCAGGCCGACTGGTCGAAGCCGCAGGGCAAGAAGGACCCCCTCGAACTGGGCAAGACCTTCACCGCCGTCCCGCGCGGCATCTCCCTGATGATCGGCTGCAACACCTTCCCCACCTGGAACGGCTACCCGGGCATCTTCGCCTCCCTGGCCACGGGCAACCCGGTGCTGGTCAAGCCGCACCCGCGCGCCGTCCTGCCGCTCGCGCTGACCGTCCAGGTGGCCCGCGAGGTCCTCGCCGACGCCGGGTTCGACCCGAACCTGGTCGCGCTGGCCGTGGAGCGCCCGGGCGAGGGCATCGCCAAGGAGCTCGCCGTCCGGCCCGAGATCAAGGTCATCGACTACACCGGGTCCACCGAGTTCGGCGACTGGCTGGAGACCAACGCCCGCCAGGCGCAGGTCTACACGGAGAAGGCCGGCGTCAACACCGTCGTCCTGGACTCCACCGACAACTACAAGGGCATGCTGTCCAACCTGGCCTTCTCCCTCTCCCTCTACAGCGGCCAGATGTGCACCACCCCGCAGAACCTGCTGATCCCGCGCGACGGCATCGAGACCGACGCCGGGCACAAGTCCTACGACGAGGTCGTCTCGGACCTCGCGGGCGCGGTCGGTGGTCTGCTCGGCGACGACGCGCGGGCCAACGCCCTGCTCGGCGCCCTGGTCAACCCGGACGTGAAGGCCCGCCTGGAGGCCGCGGCAGGGCTCGGCGAGGTCGCGCTGGCCTCGCGCGAGGTGACGCACCCGGACTTCCCGGGCGCGGTCGTGCGCACGCCGGTGATGGTCAAGCTGGACTCGGCCAAGCCGGACGACTCCGCCCCGTACCTCTCGGAGTGCTTCGGCCCGGTCTCCTTCGCGGTGGCGGTCGACTCCACGCAGAGCGCGCTGGACCTGCTGCGGCGCACGGTCCGTGAGAAGGGCGCCATGACGGTCGGGGCGTACACCACGTCCGCGGACACCGAGCGGGCCATCGAGGAGGTCTGTCTGGAGGAGTCGGCGCAGCTCTCGCTGAACCTGACGGGCGGGGTCTATGTGAACCAGACCGCGGCCTTCTCCGACTTCCACGGCTCCGGCGGCAACCCGGCGGCGAACGCCGCGCTGTGCGACGGGGCGTTCGTGTCCAACCGCTTCCGCGTGGTGGAGGTCCGCCGCCAGGGCTGACGCCCTACGGCTTGGGCCCGCCCCAGTGGAAGAGGGCCATGGCCACGCTGGTGGCCAGGTTGTAGCTGGAGACCTGCGGCCGCATCGGCAGGGACACCAGGTGATCGGCTCGGGCACGCAGCTCGGGCGAGATGCCGTGGCGTTCGGAGCCGAAGGCGAGCAGGGCCTCGTCCGGGAGGGTGAGGGCGCGGATGTCCTCGCCCTCCGGGTCGAGCGCGTACAGCGGGCCGGGCGGCAGCTCGTCGAGCTCCACCCGGTCCACGGTCGTGGCGTAGTGCAGACCGGCGCCGGCCCGCACCACGTTGGGGTGCCAGGGGTCCAGGTCTCCCCTGGTCACCACTCCGGTGGCGCCGAAGCCTGCGGCGAGCCGGACGACGGCTCCGACGTTGCCCAGGTTGCGCGGATTGTCGAGGAGCACGATCGGGGCCGTCCTGGGCCGTGCGTCGAGCCGGGCCCGTCCCTCGGCCCGCCCGGGCCGGACCGCGAGCGCCGCCACCCCGGTGGGGTGCACCCGCGGCAGCAGCCCCTTGAGCGGAGCCTCGCGCACGAGCCGCGCGACGTCCGCCTCCACGTCCCCGGCCAGCTCGCGCGCGAGGCCCCGTACGGCTTCAGGGTCGTCGGCGACGGCGATCCGCACGTCCGCCCCGAAGCGCAGCGCGTGCTTCAGCGCGTGAAACCCGTCAAGAAGCACCAGCTCCTCCCCCGCAACGGCTTCCCGCCACTGCCGTTCGGTGTCCTGGATGCCATCGGGGTTCCCGTGCCGCTCACTCATACCGCCGACCCTACGTTCCCTTTCAGCCCCTCCGGCGTTTGAGGAGCGGGGTCCGGGGCGGAGCCCCGGGGAACGGGCGAACCGGGGGTCCCCCCGGACGGAGTCTGGGGGAGGGTAGGGGACAAGCCCCGCAGGGCCGGGCCTCAGCGCGGGACGGGGCTGGGGAGCGCGGGCTCGGGGTCCGCGTAGGGCTCCGGATCCGGTCCGGGGTCCGGAACAGCCCGCCCCCCACGCACCCGCCGCGCAGCGACCACCGCTCCCAGCCACACCAAGAACCCGGTCGGCAGGAACACCGCGTCGGCGGCGATCATCGCCAGCGAGAAGAACGGCAGCCCCAACAACACCGCGATCCCCGCGTGCTCCAGCATCATCACCGCCAGCAGCACGTTCTTGATCCGCCGGTTGAACAGCGTGAACGGGAAGGCCACCTGAACCGCGACCGTCCCGTAGGACAGCAGCATCACCAGCGTGCCGCTGCTCGCGAGGAAGGCCGAGACACCGGGCCACGGGGTGAAGTAGTCCAGGTTCAGCGGGTAGTACAGCGCCGTGCCGTCCTGCCACCGCGAGCCCTGGATCTTGTACCAGCCGGCCGTCGCGTAGATCAGGCAGACCTCCACCATGATCACCAGCATCCCGGCGTTGTGCAGCAGGTTGGCCAGGACGTCGAGGACGGCCCGCCCCTCCCCCTGCGGCTCGTAGCGGTCGACCGTCCACCACAGCGCGGCGAGCACCCACAGGGCCACGCAGAACATCACCCAGCCGTTACTGAGGTCCCCCGTCACGACCCCGTACGCGAACACCGCGCCGAGCACGCCCCACAGCACCGGCCC
Protein-coding sequences here:
- a CDS encoding Lrp/AsnC family transcriptional regulator, yielding MTDEQMAGAGSGAGGALGGAPVPPVSPGPPATPPRPLDPIDRSIVRLLQADGRASIRSVAEQVHVSRANAYARINRLIDDGVIRGFTARVNHERAGQGASAYITLKIVQNSWRTVREQLRELPGAAHIALVSGDFDVLLLVHTPDNRTLRELVLTRLQSIPEVLSTRTLLVFEETDLLARDPAAGPTISED
- a CDS encoding TrmH family RNA methyltransferase; translation: MSERHGNPDGIQDTERQWREAVAGEELVLLDGFHALKHALRFGADVRIAVADDPEAVRGLARELAGDVEADVARLVREAPLKGLLPRVHPTGVAALAVRPGRAEGRARLDARPRTAPIVLLDNPRNLGNVGAVVRLAAGFGATGVVTRGDLDPWHPNVVRAGAGLHYATTVDRVELDELPPGPLYALDPEGEDIRALTLPDEALLAFGSERHGISPELRARADHLVSLPMRPQVSSYNLATSVAMALFHWGGPKP
- the paaN gene encoding phenylacetic acid degradation protein PaaN — its product is MAAELTVPQLSAKHRPTLDQALATIRSRAYWSPHPEHPKAYGETAPADGLAAFEALRGTRLDLGQPGTDGWTGAETSPYGVELGVEYPHVDPEVLLPAMRAGMGAWRDAGPEARALVCIEILARISARTHEFAHAVMHTSGQAFMMAFQAGGPHAQDRGLEAVAYAYEEQTRVPGQADWSKPQGKKDPLELGKTFTAVPRGISLMIGCNTFPTWNGYPGIFASLATGNPVLVKPHPRAVLPLALTVQVAREVLADAGFDPNLVALAVERPGEGIAKELAVRPEIKVIDYTGSTEFGDWLETNARQAQVYTEKAGVNTVVLDSTDNYKGMLSNLAFSLSLYSGQMCTTPQNLLIPRDGIETDAGHKSYDEVVSDLAGAVGGLLGDDARANALLGALVNPDVKARLEAAAGLGEVALASREVTHPDFPGAVVRTPVMVKLDSAKPDDSAPYLSECFGPVSFAVAVDSTQSALDLLRRTVREKGAMTVGAYTTSADTERAIEEVCLEESAQLSLNLTGGVYVNQTAAFSDFHGSGGNPAANAALCDGAFVSNRFRVVEVRRQG
- a CDS encoding HTTM domain-containing protein is translated as MDGVTGSGAKRLKDSGARGLARVSGQALGPYQSAVVRIGFAGTWLFFLLREFPHRHELYGPDGPWSWELARRLIDSNHAFTVLMWSDSALWFEIVYVAAVLSSALLMLGWRTRATSVVFMVGVLSLQNRSVFMGDGGDNVIHLMAIYLVLTRCAQVWSLDARRARRLGTASAGPAGPVLWGVLGAVFAYGVVTGDLSNGWVMFCVALWVLAALWWTVDRYEPQGEGRAVLDVLANLLHNAGMLVIMVEVCLIYATAGWYKIQGSRWQDGTALYYPLNLDYFTPWPGVSAFLASSGTLVMLLSYGTVAVQVAFPFTLFNRRIKNVLLAVMMLEHAGIAVLLGLPFFSLAMIAADAVFLPTGFLVWLGAVVAARRVRGGRAVPDPGPDPEPYADPEPALPSPVPR
- a CDS encoding 3-hydroxyacyl-CoA dehydrogenase, whose translation is MTAIERSRTVAVVGAGTMGQGIAQVALLAGHRVLLYDINAALASDAVGFVQDRVERMAAKGRLDRAEAEDAIVRIASASELAELADTALVVEAVVEDVTVKRALFAALEEVVSPDTLLATNTSSLSVTELAAGLAHPGRFLGLHFFNPAPLLPLVEVVSGFATDPAAASRAYDTVLAWGKTPVRCADTPGFIVNRIARPFYAEAFAVYEEQGADPATIDAVLRESGGFKMGPFALTDLIGQDVNEAVTRSVWESFFRSPKFTPSLAQRRLVQSGRLGRKSGHGWYPYGPDAQVPAPHTAAPVDPSDVPAKVTVVGDLGPAAGLLDLLEEAGIAVTPVEHGGPYIQLPGEGQLVLADGKTAIEFADVVYFDLAFDYRDATRIALSVSEDTSERTLAEAVGLFQRLGKKVSVIGDVPGMIVARTVAMLIDLTADAVARGVAGAEDIDTAMRLGVNYPVGPAEWHDRLGRDWAYDLLHHLDERCPGGRYAPSLALYKLGYAAGDDEGDEGDDEGDSVHDEVHDEAGESE
- a CDS encoding TetR/AcrR family transcriptional regulator, translated to MTTAKRDTYTPETLLSVAVQVFNERGYDGTSMEHLSKAAGISKSSIYHHVAGKEELLHRAVSRALDELFAVLAEPGAIRGRAVERVEYVTRRTVEVLVAELPYVTLLLRVRGNTRTERWALERRREFDHQVAELLKAAAAEGDLRADVDIRLATRLLFGMVNSLVEWYRPHPGTTPDQLADAVVSMALDGLRTAR